ACCTCAACTGTTACAGGCTACAGCTGGACCGGTGTCTATGTGGGTTGGATGGCTGGTTGATGACTGGCTCGTCAACCCTTTGACTATCGATGCTTAAAGGAAGTATTGAGGTCGCTATGCTAGGCAAACCATTTAATGAACGTGACCTTGGGCTACTCTCAGGTAGAACCATTGGACATTATCAAGACCGAGCCGAAGACTTTTGGCAAGGAACACGCGATCACGATGTCTCTCAAAACATCGAGACTCTCCTGCAATACCTTCCTATTCCCGCGCCAGCTAAAATTCTCGATTTGGGATGTGGTCCTGGGCGAGATCTGATCACTTTCAGGGATAGAGGTCATGTGGCCATAGGGTTGGACGGGTCAAAGGCTTTTTGCGAGATGGCAAGAAGAGTTTCTGGTCAAGAGGTGTTGTGCCAAGATTTTATTGCGCTGAATCTTGAGGCCAATGGTTTTGACGGAATCTTTGCGAATGCCACGCTTTTTCATATTCCGATGTGTGAAATCGAGCGCGTTTTGGGAGAGCTTTTTAGGGCCCTCAAACCTGGGGGTGTTCTTTTTAGCTCAAATCCCCGAGGGCCTAATATCGAAGAGATTAATGGCGAGCGTTACGGAGCCTACTACGACCTAGAGAATTGGCGGCTCTTGTTGAAAACCGCGGGTTTTGTGGAACTCACACATTATTATCGCCCGCCCGGAGTCCCCAGAGACCAACAGCCATGGTTAGCCTCCGCCTGGCGCAAGCCCAAATCTTAGTACAACGTTTAGCCAACCCAATTCTTTTAGATATTCCACGATTAATTTCCGCAACTTTTGCGAGAGTCATAGGTTTAAAAACAAAATGGGCTTTTTTCGGCAAGTTACGGGGCCAAGCTAGCTTATTGAACAATGATGGTGCTGGGTTTGCCTATACCTGAAGATGAGGGTCTTATGGAGTTCTTGTCTTGACCATGATGTGAAAGAATACTCTGTTTTAAAAGGTAAATACGATGAAAATGAACTTATTGTGCCTGGCATTGGCGTGGATGATTGTTGGTTGTGGTGAAGTTGAAGAATCAAGCGTCATACCGGATGAAACCGAATCAACCGACTCAAGTAATGATACGAGTTCAGATGACTCCACCGATGGGACATCTGAAGAAACCATCGATGATACCTCAGCGGATAACCCGTGCGCGTTTCCGCTGGTAAGACTTCAAACAGGCCAAAGTGAGACATGTGACGGCGGGAACGAGCATCACTGGCCGATTGGAATGGATGAGTCCGATTGCCATGGCTGGCAGGGAATGGATAACAGCGGCGGGATTCACAATAATTCAGCGAACACCATTCGTTGCAACGATGACGGAACCTTTGAATTCACTCAATTCGGTGGCAACCTAAATTGCGAAGGAAACGGAACACGAAAAGTGTATAGCCTAAATACTTGCGAGCAGGATATTCCGCCAATGCTTTATACAGTAGCCATCGACCTCACGTGTTGTAGTAATCCGGATTCGCCAGACTGCAGAGTCGGCATTCCCTCCGCAGGTCCAGTTGGCGCCGAGATAAGCTTAAATGGGGTCGTTTGCGAGCCGTAGCTCAGTCCTTCATTCTCCGCTCAATCATCTTCTGAATACGGTTCAAATCATGCTCCGTGAGCCAGAGTGTTGTAAGCCGAATGGTTCTCCCGCCTTGTGTTGAGATGACGACTGGCTTACCACTAAGGAAAAGTGACGTGCCACGACGGACGCTGGTAAAATTCGACATTTCATAGGTCACTGCGGCTCGAAAGAGTGAGCGGTTTATCAGCATCGTTCCAGAGTAGATTTGGAGGTAGTGGCGCTGACTCGTGTTGGACAATCGCATTAAGACAACGACTGAGAGGATGAGTGTCGCTACTAAAAACGGTGGCAGCAGGCTCTCATAAGAGCTTTGATTGAGCATAAATAGGCAAAGCAGGGCGCTAATCAAAAGGGTTGTTGTGATGCGCGACTTGGTGGCCGGATTTCTTTTAAATCGAATGGGCTTGGCTTGCATGACCGGGCAATTCCTCTTTTTAAAACGAACCTCACCTTAAGACTTAATTGTCAGATTTAGGCAATAGGTTACGACCTTAAAATAGAACCCCCTAACTGATTTTATCTTACT
The genomic region above belongs to Deltaproteobacteria bacterium and contains:
- a CDS encoding class I SAM-dependent methyltransferase gives rise to the protein MLGKPFNERDLGLLSGRTIGHYQDRAEDFWQGTRDHDVSQNIETLLQYLPIPAPAKILDLGCGPGRDLITFRDRGHVAIGLDGSKAFCEMARRVSGQEVLCQDFIALNLEANGFDGIFANATLFHIPMCEIERVLGELFRALKPGGVLFSSNPRGPNIEEINGERYGAYYDLENWRLLLKTAGFVELTHYYRPPGVPRDQQPWLASAWRKPKS